The Chryseobacterium geocarposphaerae genome window below encodes:
- a CDS encoding aspartate carbamoyltransferase catalytic subunit, with product MFTITELSTERINSIVTDALAFANGKTAKIEGEVFCSNLFFEDSTRTKTSFDIAERKLGLQVVPFDASHSSVNKGESLYDTVKTIESLGVNLVVIRDKKDRYFDELKNIKIPVINGGDGTGNHPSQCMLDLMTIYQEFGKFEGLKVGIVGDVKHSRVANSNAEALRRLGAKVYFSGPEQWFDEGALINGTYLSVDELIAEVDVLMLLRIQHERHDAKMSFSASEYHRKYGLTKEREKAMKKEAIIMHPAPINRGVEIDTDLVECERSRVFKQMQNGVFARMAILKEALEKEGYTFK from the coding sequence ATGTTTACAATTACAGAACTAAGCACCGAGAGAATCAATAGTATAGTCACAGATGCATTGGCTTTTGCCAATGGTAAAACGGCTAAAATAGAAGGAGAGGTTTTTTGCTCAAATCTTTTCTTTGAAGACAGCACCAGAACAAAAACAAGTTTTGATATAGCCGAAAGAAAATTAGGATTACAGGTTGTTCCTTTTGATGCTTCTCACAGTTCTGTAAACAAAGGGGAAAGCCTTTATGATACGGTAAAAACAATCGAAAGTCTGGGAGTAAATCTGGTTGTAATCAGAGATAAAAAAGACAGATATTTTGATGAATTAAAAAATATAAAAATTCCTGTAATCAACGGAGGAGACGGAACAGGAAACCACCCTTCTCAGTGTATGCTGGATTTAATGACCATCTATCAGGAATTCGGAAAGTTTGAAGGTCTGAAAGTTGGAATTGTAGGAGATGTAAAACACAGCCGGGTTGCCAATTCAAATGCAGAAGCTTTGAGAAGATTGGGCGCAAAAGTGTACTTCTCGGGGCCTGAACAATGGTTTGATGAAGGAGCTTTAATCAACGGGACATACTTAAGTGTTGATGAGTTAATTGCTGAGGTCGATGTGTTAATGCTGTTAAGAATTCAGCACGAAAGACATGATGCTAAAATGAGTTTCTCCGCTTCGGAATACCATAGAAAATATGGTTTGACGAAAGAAAGGGAGAAAGCCATGAAAAAAGAAGCCATCATCATGCATCCGGCTCCGATTAACAGAGGAGTAGAAATTGATACAGACTTAGTGGAATGCGAACGTTCAAGAGTATTCAAGCAAATGCAGAACGGGGTTTTCGCAAGAATGGCGATTTTAAAAGAAGCCTTGGAGAAAGAAGGGTATACTTTTAAATAA
- a CDS encoding carbamoyl phosphate synthase small subunit: protein MKKKLILESGEVFHGEGFGAELETAGEVVFNTGMTGYQELISDPSYCGQIVCMTYPLIGNYGINRDDYESIEPAIKGLIVKELCDFPSNFRTQITLDELFKKKNLSGISGIDTRRLTRILRNHGVVKGKIVNADADESTVVSELKSTNFPTNQVEQVSTKTPYANPGRGLKVVLVDFGSKLGIIRELSQRNCDITVVSQDVTAEEILLMNPDGVMLSNGPGDPEDNQHALEMIRGILGKVPIFGICLGHQLIGLACGAKTFKLKFGHRGGNHPVLDLEKNKVAITSQNHGYAVDQESLKGTDLIETHIALNDRTNEGLKHKIHPCFSVQYHPEASPGPEDANYLFDEFIELMENFKK from the coding sequence ATGAAGAAAAAATTAATACTGGAGTCCGGTGAAGTGTTTCATGGAGAAGGTTTCGGAGCAGAATTGGAAACTGCAGGAGAAGTAGTTTTCAATACCGGAATGACAGGGTATCAGGAACTGATTTCTGACCCGTCTTATTGCGGTCAGATTGTTTGTATGACCTATCCATTAATCGGAAACTATGGGATTAATAGAGATGATTATGAGAGTATTGAACCAGCGATCAAAGGGCTTATCGTAAAAGAACTTTGCGATTTTCCTTCGAATTTCCGTACTCAGATTACTTTAGATGAACTGTTTAAAAAGAAAAACCTTTCAGGAATTTCAGGAATCGATACCAGAAGACTGACAAGAATTCTTCGTAACCACGGAGTTGTGAAAGGAAAAATCGTAAACGCTGATGCTGATGAAAGCACAGTAGTTTCAGAATTAAAATCAACCAATTTCCCAACAAACCAGGTGGAGCAGGTTTCAACAAAGACACCTTACGCAAATCCGGGAAGAGGGTTGAAAGTAGTGTTGGTAGATTTTGGTTCTAAATTAGGAATTATCAGAGAATTGTCTCAAAGAAACTGCGATATCACAGTAGTTTCTCAGGATGTAACAGCTGAAGAAATTTTACTGATGAATCCTGATGGAGTAATGTTGTCGAACGGCCCAGGAGATCCGGAAGATAACCAGCACGCTCTTGAAATGATCAGAGGAATCCTGGGTAAAGTTCCAATTTTCGGAATCTGTCTAGGACACCAATTGATCGGTTTGGCTTGTGGAGCAAAGACTTTCAAATTAAAATTCGGACACAGAGGAGGAAATCACCCGGTGTTGGATTTAGAAAAAAACAAAGTGGCAATTACTTCCCAAAACCACGGTTATGCTGTTGACCAGGAAAGTTTGAAAGGAACAGATTTAATTGAAACACACATCGCATTGAACGACAGAACCAACGAAGGTCTGAAACACAAAATTCACCCTTGTTTTTCCGTTCAGTATCACCCGGAAGCAAGTCCAGGTCCAGAAGATGCAAACTACTTATTTGATGAGTTCATTGAATTAATGGAAAACTTCAAAAAGTAA